A window of Daphnia pulicaria isolate SC F1-1A chromosome 10, SC_F0-13Bv2, whole genome shotgun sequence contains these coding sequences:
- the LOC124314152 gene encoding bestrophin-4-like — protein sequence MRYDKSQSHVQLERNTSQVPSVVAFNQTSPDANRFGESFRILFRWRSSIYKFIWKHVLVYYFLFYLLSILHGVLDIERKKTFEALAKYCLKNTNSINLMLMLTFFTTTAMQRLFSIQTMIPGTAKVITFFIMSLKTNLPEGPIIVEQFARWTVLAWILTFRVVCKPLRKMFPDMISLQVAGIIREKERCILERVETEGNKTPRALIVIDWMLLLLKETAIHNRFTEKSNHLKVLDIVMAFKKNCGNIIKFATKNIPYALIQAAIIVVYVYGLVTLMARNFEEAGNSGFLEGIVNYFPVIPSLQFFIFLIWLNFGRAAVNPFGTDDDDIDVKLLFDTHVQDSYRLANLYAQDLEQVFGAMPQKQYNDASSLQNATPVGK from the exons aTGCGCTACGACAAGAGTCAATCGCACGTTCAACTTGAACGCAACACGAGTCAAGTGCCGTCGGTGGTGGCGTTCAATCAGACCTCCCCGGATGCCAACCGCTTCGGTGAATCTTTTCGTATATTATTTCg atgGAGGAGCAGTATTTACAAGTTTATTTGGAAACACGTGCTGGTGTActactttcttttttacttgctGTCAATACTGCACGGGGTTTTGGACAttgaaaggaaaaa AACATTTGAGGCCTTGGCAAAGTATTGCCTCAAAAATACCAATTCCATCAACCTCATGCTTATGCTGACTTTCTTCACGACAACGGCCATGCAACGGCTCTTCTCCATACAAACCATGATTCCG gGAACGGCGAAAGTCATAACATTTTTCATCATGTCACTCAAAACTAATTTGCCTGAG GGTCCGATTATTGTTGAACAATTCGCACGCTGGACGGTACTGGCCTGGATTCTCACTTTCCGCGTTGTTTGTAAACCTTTGAGAAAG ATGTTCCCTGACATGATTTCGCTTCAGGTGGCTG GAATCAttcgagagaaagagagatgcATTTTAGAAAGAGTGGAAACCGAAGGGAACAAGACCCCACGCGCTCTGATTGTAATCGACTGGATGCTTTTGCTACTCAAGGAAACTGCAATACATAACCGATTTACAGAAAAATCTAATCACCTTAAAGTTCTGGATATTGTAATGGCATTCAAGAAAAACTGCGGCAACATTATCAAA TTTGCAACGAAAAATATTCCGTACGCCCTCATTCAG GCTGCAATCATAGTGGTCTACGTTTACGGACTGGTCACTTTGATGGCCAGAAATTTTGAAGAAGCCGGTAACAGTGGCTTCTTGGAAGGCATCGTGAATTATTTTCCCGTGATTCCCAGCTTACAG TTCTTCATTTTCCTCATCTGGTTGAATTTCGGCCGTGCGGCCGTCAATCCTTTTGGAACTGACGATGATGACATCGACGTCAAACTCTTATTCGACACTCACGTTCAG GATTCTTATCGATTGGCTAATTTGTACGCTCAGGATTTGGAACAAGTTTTTGGCGCCAtg CCACAAAAACAATACAACGACGCTTCTTCACTGCAAAATGCTACTCCTGTTGGAAAATAG
- the LOC124314221 gene encoding uncharacterized protein LOC124314221, whose translation MIKKSCLFLSDPVHSCPFLFSPACRQCMHSAHMNSFPRNFVAKDGRVLTIDVARLEELAEVVEFRKHHFNSISPVCYLVNDRNNETIDIDKRVRESTHKNLSGCEKNPISLTMRDSTGRLVAVALNKLIEKSEADDPAGLPPAQEKPRLIVSLLDDLERGIDLFATYNTETIFELWILSVDKTYGQLGLATELTRLSLDLAKANNAGAVKCLAVSQYSAKAAAKNGLETIRTIDYATYEFNGDKPLANLTDLQEEHPVARLMARRI comes from the exons ATGATCAAAAAGTCCTGTCTGTTCCTGTCCGATCCTGTCCATTCCTGTCCATTCCTGTTCAGTCCTGCGTGTCGTCAATGTATGCATAG TGCCCATATGAATTCGTTTCCAAGAAATTTTGTTGCTAAGGACGGGCGAGTGCTCACAATTGATGTGGCTCGATTAGAAGAATTGGCGGAAGTGGTTGAATTTAGGAAACATCACTTTAACTCAATCTCACCTGTCTGTTACTTGGTCAACGATAGAAATAACGAAACAATCGATATAGATAAACGTGTCCGTGAAAGTACGCACAAAAACTTGTCCGGCTGCGAGAAAAATCCGATATCGTTGACAATGCGCGATTCGACTGGCCGGCTGGTGGCTGTTGCACTAAACAAATTAATCGAAAAATCCGAGGCCGATGATCCAGCAGGTCTACCACCAGCTCAAGAAAAGCCACGACTGATTGTGTCGCTACTTGACGACCTCGAACGAGGCATTGATCTGTTTGCGACTTACAACACCGAGACAATTTTCGAACTTTGGATATTGTCAGTCGACAAAACGTATGGCCAATTGGGCCTGGCAACAGAGTTAACGAGGCTGTCACTCGACTTGGCTAAGGCCAACAACGCCGGAGCTGTCAAATGTTTGGCGGTGAGTCAATACAGTGCCAAAGCTGCTGCTAAAAACGGCCTGGAGACGATCCGGACCATTGATTACGCAACTTACGAATTCAACGGAGATAAACCTCTGGCCAATCTGACCGACCTGCAGGAAGAGCATCCCGTCGCACGTCTAATGGCACGTCGCATATAA